The following coding sequences are from one Limnobacter sp. SAORIC-580 window:
- a CDS encoding DUF4145 domain-containing protein, which produces MKAEYIPPKRAARAFNCPNCHVYAKQSWYFMGGASSENGFGTQYHNEKFLVSDCENCSSPTIWLGEKVIFPIHSSAQPPNPDLPEEIRQDYEEARTISNLSPRGAAALLRLAIQKLCAHLGQPGKNINSDIAALVKEGLPSGVQKALDSVRVIGNDAVHPGSIDLKDDRDTVNTLFKLVNFISTKMITEPKEIDELYSSLPQEKIDGINQRDGGS; this is translated from the coding sequence ATGAAAGCCGAATATATTCCACCCAAAAGAGCGGCGAGAGCATTCAATTGTCCAAATTGCCATGTTTACGCAAAACAATCATGGTACTTCATGGGCGGAGCATCAAGTGAGAATGGATTTGGCACTCAGTATCACAATGAGAAATTCCTAGTCTCAGATTGCGAAAACTGTTCCTCACCCACTATCTGGTTAGGTGAAAAAGTCATTTTTCCAATCCATTCATCTGCGCAACCTCCAAACCCCGATCTTCCCGAAGAAATCAGACAAGATTATGAAGAGGCTAGAACGATAAGCAATTTGTCTCCGAGAGGAGCAGCAGCACTTTTGAGGCTGGCAATTCAAAAGCTTTGCGCTCATCTTGGGCAGCCCGGAAAAAATATTAACTCAGACATTGCTGCATTGGTAAAAGAGGGACTTCCTTCGGGAGTTCAAAAAGCTCTAGATAGCGTAAGAGTCATAGGAAATGATGCTGTACATCCAGGCTCTATTGATCTCAAGGATGATAGAGATACTGTAAATACGCTATTTAAGCTTGTTAATTTTATCAGCACAAAAATGATTACCGAGCCTAAAGAAATCGATGAGTTATATTCATCTCTGCCCCAAGAAAAAATTGATGGGATTAACCAAAGAGATGGGGGTAGTTAA
- a CDS encoding DUF262 domain-containing protein, whose amino-acid sequence MTTQIKPSVTNPTIADIYEKIDTNRLELTPDFQRKFVWTHEHQEEFLDTILHGFPFPEIYVCQGVTDTKKLRTTQKVIDGQQRLTTIKKYIENDFKKELKIVPSFDKLTEEQREDFLSYQIVVRDIGKVDDNLVREIFRRINLTKFKLDDIEIHNAIYDGKFIQVAKELADEVELDAFGVFHESEFTRMADVHFFLQVMSTLVRGGYYPRDTEVEKCVAEFNDEFSDSHKIKAQILNAISVIQRLGLNIDSIWFRKSCFFTLVVELCLVEYVPNDFVERLNTFDANVLSSKNLKETDHGLFYHSMYSGTNDRKARVNRANLFKKYMLS is encoded by the coding sequence ATGACTACACAGATCAAGCCGTCTGTAACCAATCCGACCATAGCAGACATCTATGAAAAAATAGATACAAATCGGTTGGAGTTGACCCCAGATTTCCAGCGAAAATTTGTCTGGACTCATGAACACCAAGAAGAGTTTCTGGATACTATCCTGCATGGGTTTCCATTCCCTGAAATCTATGTTTGCCAGGGCGTAACTGATACTAAAAAACTTAGAACTACGCAAAAAGTAATAGATGGGCAGCAGCGCTTAACTACGATTAAAAAATATATAGAAAACGACTTCAAAAAGGAACTTAAGATTGTTCCTAGCTTCGATAAGCTTACTGAAGAGCAGCGCGAGGATTTTCTATCGTATCAAATCGTTGTTCGTGATATTGGAAAAGTTGATGATAATTTAGTGAGAGAGATATTTCGGCGTATAAATCTCACAAAATTTAAGCTTGATGATATTGAAATTCATAACGCGATTTATGATGGCAAGTTTATACAAGTTGCGAAAGAACTAGCAGATGAAGTAGAGCTAGATGCTTTCGGTGTTTTCCATGAATCTGAATTCACTAGAATGGCCGATGTGCATTTCTTCTTGCAAGTCATGTCAACATTGGTGCGAGGAGGATATTATCCTCGTGATACGGAGGTTGAAAAGTGTGTGGCAGAGTTTAATGATGAATTTTCGGATTCACATAAAATAAAGGCTCAGATTCTTAATGCAATTTCAGTGATTCAGAGGTTGGGGCTGAATATAGATTCAATTTGGTTTAGAAAATCATGCTTTTTCACGCTTGTCGTAGAGCTTTGTTTGGTAGAGTATGTACCCAATGATTTCGTGGAACGTCTGAATACATTTGATGCTAATGTTCTTAGCAGCAAGAATCTAAAAGAAACTGATCATGGCCTCTTCTATCATTCAATGTATTCGGGTACGAATGACAGAAAAGCGCGTGTTAATAGGGCAAATTTATTCAAAAAATATATGCTGTCATAG
- a CDS encoding metal-dependent hydrolase — protein sequence MKVIPVRRDVKINLDESRINNWHEAGEHVTHFFNALSVLFPAGERLFMDSVRAYKDQVTDPELKQAITAFIGQEALHSREHEEYNEMMDRSGVPALKLDKMLWKLLGGLQKGLGKKLSLAGTIALEHYTAIMADAVLKDPKVTGEKSDEGFKQMWQWHAYEETEHKAVAYDVWNTVVPDNVYNRFIRRFGMVLATVIFWPVIMYFHARLVFADPNTKGKHLQGYKAVAKMLLGKEGIFRNAMSDFFDYFRADFHPWDHDNSHFMKEIDVFVEKVNQAMRNPNPEVKKAVRARMSKAVTKAPVAA from the coding sequence ATGAAAGTCATTCCAGTGCGCCGTGACGTCAAAATCAATCTTGACGAGTCCCGCATCAACAACTGGCACGAAGCCGGTGAGCACGTCACCCATTTCTTCAACGCTCTGTCGGTGTTGTTCCCCGCAGGCGAGCGTTTGTTCATGGACTCCGTGCGCGCCTACAAAGACCAGGTGACCGACCCCGAACTGAAACAAGCCATCACTGCATTCATCGGCCAGGAAGCGCTGCACAGCCGCGAGCATGAGGAATATAACGAGATGATGGACCGCAGTGGTGTGCCCGCTTTGAAGCTGGACAAAATGCTGTGGAAACTGCTGGGTGGTTTGCAAAAAGGCCTGGGCAAAAAATTATCCTTGGCTGGCACCATTGCGCTTGAACATTACACCGCCATCATGGCCGACGCCGTGTTGAAAGATCCAAAAGTAACCGGCGAGAAATCGGACGAAGGTTTCAAGCAAATGTGGCAGTGGCACGCATACGAAGAAACCGAACACAAAGCCGTGGCCTACGACGTGTGGAACACCGTGGTTCCCGACAACGTTTACAACCGCTTTATTCGCCGCTTCGGCATGGTGTTGGCCACCGTTATTTTCTGGCCAGTTATTATGTACTTCCATGCACGCCTGGTGTTCGCCGACCCCAACACCAAGGGCAAGCACCTGCAAGGCTACAAAGCCGTTGCCAAAATGTTGCTGGGTAAGGAAGGCATTTTCCGCAACGCGATGAGCGACTTCTTCGACTACTTCCGCGCCGACTTCCACCCCTGGGATCATGACAACAGCCACTTCATGAAAGAGATCGACGTTTTCGTGGAGAAGGTCAACCAAGCCATGCGCAACCCCAACCCGGAAGTGAAAAAAGCAGTGCGTGCACGCATGAGCAAAGCTGTGACCAAGGCGCCAGTTGCTGCATAA
- a CDS encoding pirin family protein, producing the protein MNAPKPISVQQPRTVEHIVVGQATSDGAGVKLTRVITQNLQRRLDPFLMLDNFGSDNPNDYIAGFPNHPHRGFETITYMIAGRMLHEDSKGNKGLLENGGVQWMTAGRGVFHSEIPQQEEGVMEGFQLWLNLPAKDKMCTPWYRDFKNNDLPQFKTADGVAVTVIAGNSHGVEGAVSREGTQPLYLDLHLPAGSRFVQELPAQHNAVVFVYRGEVKVGGQVVGDKRMAILKNEGDGVVIEASADAKALLIAGKPLNEPIAQYGPFVMNTEQEIRQALQDFREGTLA; encoded by the coding sequence ATGAACGCGCCAAAACCAATTTCTGTACAACAGCCGCGCACCGTAGAACACATTGTGGTGGGCCAAGCCACCAGCGATGGCGCTGGGGTGAAGCTGACCCGTGTGATTACGCAAAACCTGCAGCGCAGACTAGACCCATTTCTGATGCTGGACAACTTTGGCAGCGACAACCCCAACGATTACATTGCGGGCTTTCCGAACCACCCGCACCGTGGGTTTGAAACCATCACTTACATGATTGCCGGGCGCATGTTGCACGAGGACAGCAAGGGCAACAAAGGCTTGCTGGAAAACGGCGGTGTGCAGTGGATGACGGCCGGGCGCGGTGTGTTTCACAGTGAAATTCCGCAACAGGAAGAAGGCGTGATGGAAGGTTTTCAGCTGTGGTTGAACCTGCCCGCGAAAGACAAAATGTGCACGCCCTGGTATCGCGATTTCAAAAACAACGACCTGCCCCAGTTTAAAACCGCCGATGGTGTTGCGGTTACCGTGATTGCAGGCAACAGCCATGGCGTGGAAGGTGCGGTAAGCCGCGAAGGCACGCAGCCTTTGTACCTTGATTTGCATTTGCCTGCGGGTTCGCGTTTTGTACAAGAACTGCCTGCGCAACACAATGCGGTGGTGTTTGTTTACCGAGGCGAAGTGAAGGTGGGCGGCCAAGTGGTGGGCGACAAACGCATGGCGATTTTGAAGAACGAAGGCGATGGCGTGGTGATTGAAGCCAGCGCCGATGCCAAGGCCCTGCTAATTGCGGGCAAGCCACTGAATGAGCCAATTGCGCAATACGGCCCGTTTGTGATGAACACTGAACAGGAAATTCGGCAGGCCTTGCAAGATTTCAGGGAAGGTACGCTGGCGTAA
- a CDS encoding AMP-binding protein yields the protein MSAAQYEKFETLLDCMDHWAATQPNKVYFTQPFSAEKTVDYTWAQVADQVNCMAAYLQSLNLPEKTHIGILGKNSAHWIMADLAIWRAGHVSIPLYPTLNAETAEYVLDNSDSKMIFIGKMDELWRVVEKGIPTSMPTITLPLAPELKHAKKWDDIVAATAPTQNPVKRSKDEMATMLYTSGSTGKPKGVMISFNAMISALRGTSKVMSFSNTDRMISYLPLAHAAERAILETGSLFYGFHVYFSFGLDSFIQDLQRARPTLFFSVPRLWTKFYNGICGKIPLGVQQVIFRIPILSGLFKKFLLKKLGLSEVRMALSGSAPLAPALMSWYRNLGLDLLEGYAMSENFAYSHCSLPGKVRVGYVGNTYPGVECKISEVGEVLVKSPCNMMGYYKNPELTAESYTADGFLKTGDMGVIDEQGRLKITGRVKELFKTSKGKYIAPVPIENRLNGHELIEAVCVTGPSFSQPFALVMLPLEEHKQVEQNPNEAARVESEMTELLNHVNGQLEAHEKLSCIVVVKDLWSMENGFLTPTMKIKRNVIEENYLPKAEAWVKMKKPVVIEQ from the coding sequence ATGAGCGCAGCGCAGTACGAAAAATTCGAAACCCTGCTGGATTGCATGGACCATTGGGCAGCCACACAACCCAACAAGGTTTACTTCACCCAGCCATTCTCGGCCGAGAAAACCGTGGACTACACTTGGGCCCAGGTGGCTGACCAGGTTAACTGCATGGCGGCTTATTTGCAGTCGCTGAACCTGCCTGAAAAAACCCACATTGGTATTTTGGGCAAGAACAGCGCGCACTGGATCATGGCCGACCTGGCCATTTGGCGGGCAGGGCACGTGTCCATTCCCTTGTACCCCACACTGAACGCTGAAACCGCAGAATACGTGCTGGACAACAGCGACTCAAAAATGATTTTCATCGGCAAGATGGACGAGCTGTGGCGCGTGGTCGAGAAGGGCATTCCCACCAGCATGCCCACCATCACTTTGCCCTTGGCACCTGAACTGAAGCATGCCAAGAAATGGGACGACATTGTGGCCGCCACCGCACCCACACAAAACCCGGTCAAGCGCAGCAAAGACGAAATGGCCACCATGCTGTACACATCTGGCAGTACTGGTAAGCCCAAGGGCGTGATGATTTCGTTCAACGCCATGATCAGCGCACTGCGCGGCACCTCGAAGGTGATGAGCTTCAGCAACACCGACCGCATGATCTCCTACCTGCCGCTGGCCCACGCCGCCGAGCGCGCCATTCTGGAAACCGGCTCGCTGTTTTATGGCTTCCATGTGTACTTCTCGTTCGGGCTCGACAGCTTCATTCAAGATTTGCAACGCGCACGGCCCACCTTGTTTTTCTCGGTGCCCCGTTTGTGGACCAAGTTTTACAACGGTATTTGCGGAAAAATTCCGCTGGGTGTGCAGCAAGTTATTTTCCGAATTCCGATTCTTTCCGGTTTATTCAAAAAGTTCTTGCTGAAAAAACTGGGCTTGTCTGAAGTTCGCATGGCGCTCAGTGGCTCGGCACCCTTGGCCCCCGCGCTAATGTCTTGGTACCGCAACCTGGGCCTTGATTTGCTCGAAGGCTACGCCATGAGCGAGAACTTTGCCTACTCCCATTGCAGCCTGCCCGGCAAGGTGCGTGTGGGCTACGTGGGCAACACCTACCCCGGCGTGGAATGCAAAATTTCCGAAGTGGGTGAGGTGCTGGTGAAAAGCCCCTGCAACATGATGGGCTATTACAAAAATCCGGAACTGACTGCAGAGTCTTACACCGCCGACGGTTTTCTGAAAACCGGCGACATGGGCGTGATCGACGAGCAAGGCCGCTTGAAAATTACGGGCCGCGTGAAAGAATTGTTCAAAACCAGCAAGGGCAAATACATTGCGCCCGTGCCCATTGAAAACCGCTTGAACGGCCATGAATTGATCGAGGCTGTGTGTGTAACAGGCCCCTCGTTTTCACAACCTTTTGCGCTGGTCATGTTGCCCCTTGAGGAACACAAACAAGTGGAGCAAAACCCCAATGAAGCGGCACGGGTTGAAAGTGAAATGACCGAGCTGCTGAACCATGTGAATGGCCAGCTTGAAGCCCATGAAAAATTGAGCTGCATTGTGGTGGTAAAAGACCTGTGGAGCATGGAAAACGGCTTCCTCACCCCTACCATGAAAATCAAGCGCAATGTGATCGAGGAGAACTATCTGCCCAAGGCAGAAGCCTGGGTGAAAATGAAAAAACCAGTGGTGATTGAGCAGTAA
- a CDS encoding thiolase family protein, which produces MKSIRKAVIVDGVRTPFLDSGGAYSQLMTYELGGKAIAGLVSKTGLDANRVNMVTMGTVLHEIETSNVARESMLSAGLPATIPAYTTSMAGLSASVGFANLCDMIALGRIEVGIAAGVESFSDIPIRYSQKIRRAAMKVRQDSSAKNILKNLASLRPADLKPEMPTGTDFTTRKTMGVCAEQMVRKFKVSREDCDVFTVRSHRLAIEALNRGHFEGTIIPVQVSGIKHPITLDNTPRKDSNIQKLSTMRTIFRKEGVITAAGSSRFTDGSAALLVTSLEAANDLGLQPLAEVVDYQLAAVKSLEEEMLLGPAVSIPVLLARNKLSMADIDVWELHEAFAAQVLVNIACMARSEFAGEYFNGVVPGDLPIDKLNTWGGSLSLGNPFAATGIRLLTTAARRLQVENKRYAVVSSCAGGGLGAAILLENKGGVELRR; this is translated from the coding sequence ATGAAGTCAATTCGCAAAGCAGTGATTGTGGATGGTGTGCGCACTCCGTTTCTTGATTCGGGTGGTGCCTATTCCCAGCTCATGACCTATGAGCTGGGCGGCAAAGCCATTGCAGGTTTGGTGAGTAAAACCGGCCTGGATGCAAACCGCGTGAACATGGTAACCATGGGCACGGTTTTGCATGAAATTGAAACTTCCAACGTGGCGCGTGAAAGCATGTTGAGCGCTGGCTTGCCAGCCACCATTCCCGCTTACACCACCTCCATGGCTGGTTTGTCGGCCAGTGTGGGCTTTGCCAATTTGTGCGACATGATTGCCCTGGGCCGAATCGAGGTGGGCATTGCAGCAGGCGTAGAAAGTTTTTCGGATATTCCCATTCGCTATTCGCAAAAAATTCGGCGTGCAGCCATGAAGGTGCGGCAAGATTCCTCTGCCAAAAACATACTGAAAAACCTGGCCAGCCTTCGCCCAGCCGACTTGAAACCCGAAATGCCCACTGGCACCGACTTCACCACCCGCAAAACCATGGGTGTGTGCGCCGAACAAATGGTGCGCAAGTTCAAAGTAAGCCGCGAGGATTGTGATGTCTTCACTGTGCGCAGTCACCGGCTGGCCATTGAGGCACTGAACCGAGGCCACTTCGAGGGCACCATTATTCCGGTTCAGGTGTCGGGTATCAAACACCCCATTACATTGGATAACACACCCCGGAAGGACAGTAATATCCAGAAGCTGTCGACCATGCGCACCATTTTCCGAAAAGAAGGTGTCATCACCGCCGCGGGTTCATCGCGTTTTACCGATGGCTCGGCGGCCTTGCTGGTCACCAGCCTGGAGGCCGCAAACGACTTGGGATTGCAGCCCCTGGCTGAAGTGGTGGATTATCAACTGGCCGCTGTGAAAAGCCTGGAAGAAGAAATGTTGCTGGGGCCAGCGGTGTCCATTCCAGTCTTGTTGGCTAGAAACAAGTTGAGCATGGCCGACATCGATGTGTGGGAACTGCACGAAGCCTTTGCCGCGCAGGTGCTAGTCAATATTGCTTGTATGGCGCGTAGCGAATTTGCGGGTGAGTACTTCAATGGTGTAGTACCGGGCGATTTGCCTATCGACAAGCTGAACACCTGGGGTGGATCGCTTTCCCTGGGCAATCCGTTTGCAGCCACTGGCATTCGTTTGCTGACCACCGCAGCCCGCAGGTTACAGGTGGAGAACAAGCGTTACGCCGTGGTGTCCAGCTGTGCTGGGGGCGGCCTGGGCGCCGCCATACTGCTGGAGAACAAAGGGGGCGTTGAACTAAGGCGTTAA
- a CDS encoding MaoC family dehydratase, which produces MLADYPLKYLALHWPNIRSMGWAAIRNATPITRPGTLPELPVHHSMHVPALNNELLDQYVAWTGAPANRYRTEMPAHFCSHWAMPMLAKLGSLAPYNLLSLLNQGLRMQIHKPLNRDEAIALRGSLMDVSDDGDKVRIHTRVQASNPKGELAMVIDSYSTVPRAKPAGKSKPAKREEHEFNTAGNWDAEEEDGLAFAMLTGDFNPIHTIKAVGKRTRFKSCILHGFGQLARTWEVLNNAGYSAADLDVRWIKPLPLPNPGMQVQTSTAKDSDGYTQLRLAAADGTLHMVGRFK; this is translated from the coding sequence ATGTTGGCAGACTATCCATTGAAATACCTGGCCTTGCACTGGCCCAACATTCGATCCATGGGTTGGGCGGCCATTCGCAATGCCACGCCCATTACCCGGCCCGGTACTTTGCCGGAATTGCCCGTGCACCACAGCATGCATGTGCCTGCCTTGAACAACGAGCTGTTGGACCAATATGTGGCCTGGACAGGCGCACCTGCCAATCGCTACCGCACCGAAATGCCTGCGCACTTTTGCAGCCACTGGGCCATGCCCATGCTGGCCAAGCTGGGCAGCCTTGCGCCGTACAATTTGTTGTCGCTGCTCAACCAGGGCTTGCGCATGCAAATTCACAAGCCACTGAACCGCGATGAGGCCATCGCCTTGCGCGGCAGCTTGATGGATGTGAGCGACGATGGTGACAAAGTGCGCATTCACACCCGCGTGCAGGCCAGCAACCCCAAGGGTGAACTGGCCATGGTCATCGACAGTTACTCCACCGTGCCCCGGGCAAAACCTGCTGGCAAAAGCAAACCCGCCAAGCGTGAAGAACATGAATTCAACACCGCAGGAAACTGGGATGCCGAGGAAGAAGACGGCCTGGCCTTTGCCATGTTGACGGGCGACTTCAATCCCATTCACACCATCAAGGCGGTGGGCAAACGTACGCGGTTTAAAAGCTGCATTTTGCATGGCTTCGGGCAATTGGCTCGCACCTGGGAAGTGTTGAACAACGCCGGTTACTCCGCGGCCGATCTCGATGTGCGATGGATCAAACCACTGCCATTGCCCAATCCGGGCATGCAGGTGCAAACCAGTACAGCGAAGGACTCTGACGGCTACACCCAACTTCGTCTGGCCGCAGCAGATGGCACCTTGCACATGGTGGGGCGCTTCAAATGA
- a CDS encoding acyl-CoA dehydrogenase family protein translates to MNAPVQLEARMFTPYFNETHEEARRNIRRFVERHVTPHINEWEEAGTFPREIYKLAGDAGILGIGYPEEFGGNSEGDYFMSLVATEELLRAGSGGFFSSLMSHGIALPPIAKWASPEMKARIVPEVLSGEKIIALAVTEPGGGSDVANLKTRAVDCGDHYKVSGSKTYITSGIRADYYTVAVRTGGDGYGGISMLLIEKGTPGFTTGQPLKKMGWWCSDTAELFFDNVVVPKSNLIGIENGGFMMIMTNFESERLGLACYANTLSELAFNEALNYAKNRSTFGKPLSKHQVIRHKLADMATQLEASREFTYRVAARMQAGKPALKEVSMAKNFATKTSDFITYEAVQIFGGMGYMRESLVERLYRDNRIASIGGGTYEIMNEIIGKQLGL, encoded by the coding sequence ATGAATGCACCAGTTCAACTTGAGGCCAGAATGTTCACCCCTTATTTCAATGAAACCCACGAGGAAGCGCGCCGCAATATTCGCCGCTTTGTTGAACGTCATGTCACGCCCCACATCAACGAGTGGGAAGAGGCGGGCACCTTTCCACGCGAAATTTACAAACTGGCTGGCGATGCAGGCATTCTGGGTATCGGCTACCCCGAAGAATTTGGCGGTAATTCTGAAGGGGATTACTTCATGAGCCTGGTCGCCACCGAAGAACTGCTGCGTGCAGGCTCCGGTGGTTTTTTCTCCAGCCTGATGTCGCATGGCATTGCCTTGCCACCAATCGCCAAGTGGGCCAGCCCCGAGATGAAAGCGCGCATTGTGCCTGAAGTGTTGAGTGGCGAGAAAATCATCGCCCTGGCAGTGACTGAACCTGGCGGTGGGTCCGATGTAGCCAACCTGAAAACCCGTGCCGTGGATTGTGGCGACCACTACAAAGTGTCAGGTTCCAAAACCTACATTACCTCGGGTATTCGCGCCGACTATTACACCGTGGCCGTGCGCACGGGCGGCGATGGTTATGGCGGCATCAGCATGTTGTTGATCGAGAAAGGCACGCCCGGATTTACCACTGGCCAGCCATTGAAAAAAATGGGCTGGTGGTGTAGCGACACGGCCGAGCTGTTTTTCGACAATGTGGTGGTGCCCAAATCGAATTTGATTGGCATTGAAAACGGTGGCTTCATGATGATCATGACCAACTTCGAAAGTGAGCGCTTGGGCCTGGCCTGTTACGCCAACACCTTGTCGGAACTGGCATTCAACGAGGCCTTGAACTACGCCAAAAACCGCAGCACTTTTGGCAAACCCTTGAGCAAGCACCAGGTGATTCGCCACAAACTGGCCGACATGGCCACTCAACTGGAAGCCAGCCGTGAGTTCACTTACCGCGTGGCTGCTCGCATGCAGGCCGGCAAGCCCGCCTTGAAAGAAGTGTCCATGGCCAAAAACTTTGCCACCAAAACTTCCGACTTCATTACCTATGAAGCCGTGCAAATTTTTGGTGGCATGGGCTATATGCGCGAAAGTTTGGTGGAGCGTTTGTACCGCGACAATCGAATTGCATCCATTGGCGGTGGCACCTACGAAATCATGAATGAAATTATCGGCAAGCAGTTGGGCTTGTAA
- a CDS encoding AraC family transcriptional regulator produces MIAQDANNKVVFPTAYTRTLAREQGLDHKGQLLLLKGTRLAPADLLELNKYIDAETQAVIVRNALQLSGNPALGLRWGANLHLAAHGPLGTLIASSPTLGHAWKATEKFHDIRGGFARMEGHIASDHFAVIINMGIALDEVGRFFCEAVLATMVNHLGMIIGNSKPALRVELAYSAPAYADQYPEFLHAPCLFGKPKTKIVIPHGLALMQNPMADPETHAMALARCEQLLLEQRRPSSWAARVTELLRSNPGQIWTCEQVASHFHLSSRTLMRYLRDEHTSYQTLRDSELARQAKLSLLVSNNTVESVALSLGYQEVSNFRRAFKRWFGMSPQAFIEQSRVN; encoded by the coding sequence GTGATTGCTCAGGACGCCAACAACAAGGTTGTTTTTCCAACAGCCTACACGCGCACATTGGCGCGTGAGCAGGGGCTAGACCACAAGGGTCAGCTTCTGCTGTTGAAAGGCACGCGCCTTGCACCGGCGGATCTGCTTGAGTTGAACAAATACATTGATGCAGAAACGCAGGCTGTGATTGTGCGCAACGCACTGCAACTCAGCGGCAACCCGGCCTTGGGTTTGCGCTGGGGGGCGAACTTGCACCTGGCTGCGCACGGGCCATTGGGCACTTTGATTGCCTCATCGCCCACCTTGGGCCACGCCTGGAAAGCCACTGAAAAGTTTCACGACATACGGGGTGGGTTTGCCCGCATGGAAGGCCACATTGCGAGCGATCACTTTGCGGTGATCATCAACATGGGCATCGCGCTGGACGAAGTGGGGCGTTTTTTTTGTGAAGCCGTGCTGGCCACCATGGTCAACCACCTGGGCATGATCATTGGCAATTCAAAGCCTGCCTTACGAGTGGAGTTGGCGTATTCTGCCCCGGCCTATGCCGATCAGTATCCTGAGTTTTTGCACGCTCCCTGTTTGTTTGGCAAACCCAAAACAAAAATCGTGATTCCCCATGGTTTGGCGCTGATGCAAAATCCCATGGCCGACCCGGAAACCCATGCCATGGCGCTGGCACGTTGCGAGCAGTTGTTGCTTGAGCAAAGGCGACCCAGCAGCTGGGCGGCCAGGGTCACCGAACTGCTGCGCAGCAACCCGGGTCAAATCTGGACCTGTGAGCAAGTGGCAAGCCACTTTCATTTGTCATCTCGCACCTTGATGCGCTACCTGCGCGATGAACACACCAGCTACCAAACCCTGCGCGATTCTGAACTGGCCCGGCAGGCCAAACTCAGCCTGCTGGTCAGCAACAACACGGTTGAATCGGTGGCACTGAGCCTGGGGTATCAAGAGGTGTCCAACTTCAGGCGTGCCTTCAAGCGCTGGTTTGGCATGTCGCCCCAAGCCTTTATCGAACAAAGCAGGGTAAATTAA